Proteins co-encoded in one Bremerella sp. TYQ1 genomic window:
- a CDS encoding DinB family protein — protein MRPSEIIERSLTFSYEWILPLAEDLADAPFTDPTGSQGNHPTWILGHMTFSKSGLLAMISGQESPVADWKERFSGGTQPRYEASFYPAYDTILQAYRDTHQQALSLLQQLGDERLDAKPLFVWEAIADDPDFQTNARLFLFIAMHEMSHRGQLADARKVLSRKPFA, from the coding sequence ATGCGACCCTCAGAAATCATCGAGCGATCCCTGACTTTCAGTTACGAATGGATCTTGCCCCTCGCGGAAGATCTTGCCGACGCACCCTTCACCGATCCGACGGGCAGTCAGGGAAATCATCCGACTTGGATTTTGGGGCATATGACGTTTTCTAAATCGGGGCTTCTGGCGATGATCTCTGGCCAAGAGAGCCCCGTTGCAGATTGGAAAGAGCGGTTTTCAGGTGGGACGCAACCGAGGTATGAAGCGTCGTTCTATCCCGCCTACGATACAATTTTGCAGGCCTATCGCGATACGCATCAACAGGCGTTGTCGTTGCTTCAACAATTGGGCGACGAGCGTCTCGACGCGAAGCCGTTGTTTGTTTGGGAGGCAATTGCCGACGACCCCGACTTTCAGACCAACGCTCGATTGTTTCTATTTATCGCGATGCACGAGATGTCGCATCGAGGTCAGTTGGCCGATGCCCGCAAAGTGCTGTCTCGAAAACCCTTCGCTTGA
- a CDS encoding YciI family protein, whose amino-acid sequence MKYMLLIYSSESDWTPETREACMRKSMGICDELEREGKLVASSPLQSVSTAKSLQIRDGQQLVTTGPFAETTEQLGGYYILDVESEEEAIAIAARLPPASVGTVEIRPLEALPE is encoded by the coding sequence ATGAAATACATGCTGTTGATTTATAGCTCCGAGTCAGATTGGACCCCGGAAACTCGTGAAGCTTGCATGCGAAAAAGTATGGGGATCTGCGACGAACTGGAGCGTGAAGGAAAGCTGGTCGCATCTTCTCCGCTGCAGTCAGTTTCGACGGCGAAAAGTTTGCAAATTCGTGACGGCCAACAACTTGTCACGACAGGGCCATTCGCGGAAACAACCGAGCAACTCGGCGGTTATTACATCTTGGACGTCGAGAGCGAAGAAGAGGCAATCGCCATCGCGGCTCGCCTGCCGCCTGCTTCGGTCGGGACGGTCGAGATTCGTCCATTGGAAGCGTTGCCGGAATAG
- a CDS encoding SGNH/GDSL hydrolase family protein, with protein sequence MPTLSRRLIVLISTGVFVVCFAIFYVQYFMLRPIGSGPAGPEVPAEPFDEIWTEQRVVLLGLGDSITAGLGADSQDHTFFNRLVANPADEFDDMQGKSLSQVIPQLEATNLAVSGSTSKEHSRLIEDRLPQYDPDVFGIVVMTSGGNDLIHSYGRRPPKECAMYGATLAEAEPWIASFRVRLGEMLDKIESAFPGGCEIYLADIYDPTDGVGDAPSVYLPNWPDALAIHGRYNQVIREAIDDRPNVFHVPLHEAFLGHGSHATQFWRSTYVADDPHYWFFENIEDPNDRGYDAIRRLFLNEIVEHSQLHRAADQNGQK encoded by the coding sequence GTGCCAACCCTTTCGCGACGACTCATTGTCTTAATTTCTACCGGGGTGTTCGTCGTTTGCTTTGCGATATTCTACGTCCAGTATTTCATGCTTCGCCCTATCGGAAGCGGACCTGCTGGACCGGAAGTTCCTGCAGAGCCGTTTGATGAGATATGGACCGAGCAGCGAGTCGTTCTGCTGGGACTTGGCGACAGCATTACGGCAGGTCTAGGAGCCGATTCGCAGGATCACACGTTTTTTAATCGACTCGTCGCGAACCCGGCCGATGAGTTCGATGACATGCAGGGCAAGTCGCTCTCGCAGGTGATTCCTCAACTCGAAGCCACGAACCTTGCTGTCTCTGGTTCGACATCGAAAGAGCATAGCCGCCTCATCGAGGATCGCTTACCGCAGTACGACCCGGATGTCTTCGGGATCGTTGTGATGACAAGTGGCGGCAACGATCTGATCCACAGCTATGGCCGGCGACCACCCAAGGAGTGTGCCATGTATGGTGCGACGTTAGCGGAAGCCGAGCCTTGGATCGCCTCGTTCCGAGTTCGACTCGGCGAAATGCTCGACAAGATTGAGTCGGCATTCCCGGGCGGATGCGAGATCTACCTTGCCGATATCTATGATCCGACCGACGGCGTAGGTGATGCTCCGAGTGTTTATCTTCCCAATTGGCCTGACGCTTTGGCCATTCACGGGCGATATAATCAAGTCATCCGTGAAGCGATTGATGATCGGCCGAATGTGTTTCACGTCCCGCTACATGAAGCGTTCCTAGGGCATGGATCGCATGCGACGCAGTTTTGGCGATCAACCTATGTGGCTGATGATCCCCATTATTGGTTCTTTGAAAATATCGAAGACCCGAATGACCGCGGCTACGACGCCATTCGCCGCTTATTTCTCAATGAGATCGTCGAGCATTCTCAGTTGCACCGAGCTGCAGATCAGAACGGCCAGAAGTAG
- a CDS encoding exopolysaccharide biosynthesis protein: MSTATSDDQRNESQSSEKDESSQQKDKPEGLVDILEQMKENTDGDEVTIDDTLDALNSRSFGPLLLVPAIMAVSPIGAIPGMSIVTGCVLMLIAVQMVFSDGHPWLPKRLLEFSFSRETMTEGIDKSLPWAKWLEGFTESRLQFLTQAPFHYVIAFVIAFLASLFVPLAFLPFAVAIPGTAIALFALGMTVRDGVMVLLGFAVSCAAVAVAVYFWPF, from the coding sequence ATGTCTACCGCAACGTCCGACGATCAACGAAACGAAAGCCAAAGCTCGGAGAAGGACGAGTCTTCGCAGCAAAAAGACAAGCCAGAAGGCCTTGTCGATATTCTCGAGCAAATGAAAGAGAACACCGATGGCGACGAAGTTACCATCGACGACACGCTCGATGCACTAAACAGCCGAAGCTTCGGCCCTTTGTTGTTAGTGCCAGCTATCATGGCCGTATCCCCCATTGGCGCAATTCCCGGAATGTCGATCGTTACCGGATGTGTGCTGATGTTGATTGCTGTCCAAATGGTCTTTTCCGACGGCCATCCGTGGCTGCCCAAACGTCTGCTTGAATTCTCTTTCTCACGAGAAACGATGACCGAGGGAATTGACAAATCACTTCCTTGGGCGAAGTGGCTTGAAGGTTTTACCGAGAGTCGTCTGCAGTTCTTAACCCAGGCTCCTTTCCACTACGTGATTGCCTTTGTCATTGCGTTTCTCGCGTCACTTTTCGTTCCTTTGGCCTTCTTGCCGTTTGCCGTGGCCATTCCAGGAACTGCGATCGCATTATTTGCTTTAGGGATGACGGTTCGCGACGGCGTGATGGTTCTTCTCGGTTTCGCAGTCTCTTGTGCGGCGGTTGCCGTAGCGGTCTACTTCTGGCCGTTCTGA
- a CDS encoding glycosyltransferase family 4 protein — MTSLRLALVTRRFWPLVGGAEMVMANLAEELTQQGHQVQIVTAQWHPDWPKQITHRGIPVIRLPNPSVRGWGTVRYMMALGRWLRSHEQDLDAVYVSMLKHSAVVATSRFLNSNVPVVLRAEGAGETGDCAFHESANFGQRIRRSCQQADGFVAPSQQIFDEMAAAQFDRDKIRFIPNGVKVGPLKTDVQRQEARKALATANPILTLAESAPLVVFTGRLHPGKGLTKLVRAWPRVLQRFPMARLWLIGEGPQEGELSSMIGAMGLQSRILLPGAFDTVEDVLAAADAFVLPSLHEGMSIALLEAMVANLPCVVSDIPGNRILIDPEETGLIFPVDEIDRLADQLIRILENQDLSRQLGTAARKRVIEHFSLKRNAEDHVALFHSLMETKRLR; from the coding sequence ATGACCTCTCTTCGCCTGGCACTTGTCACACGTCGATTCTGGCCCCTGGTCGGGGGTGCAGAAATGGTCATGGCTAACTTGGCGGAAGAGCTCACCCAGCAAGGCCATCAAGTTCAGATCGTCACCGCGCAGTGGCATCCCGATTGGCCGAAGCAAATCACACATCGTGGTATTCCCGTAATTCGCCTGCCCAATCCTTCCGTGCGTGGATGGGGAACTGTCCGCTACATGATGGCTCTCGGTCGTTGGCTACGTAGTCACGAACAAGACCTCGACGCCGTCTATGTTTCTATGCTGAAGCATAGTGCGGTTGTTGCGACTTCCCGGTTTCTCAACAGTAACGTCCCCGTGGTGCTGCGGGCGGAAGGCGCCGGAGAGACTGGCGATTGTGCATTCCATGAGTCTGCCAATTTCGGGCAACGCATCCGGCGGAGTTGCCAACAAGCGGATGGCTTTGTCGCCCCAAGTCAACAGATATTCGATGAGATGGCTGCCGCACAGTTCGACCGCGACAAAATCCGCTTCATTCCCAACGGTGTGAAAGTTGGGCCTCTTAAGACCGACGTACAACGTCAAGAAGCACGCAAAGCTTTAGCCACCGCCAATCCCATTTTAACCCTGGCCGAATCGGCTCCGCTGGTTGTCTTCACCGGCAGATTGCATCCTGGAAAAGGGCTCACCAAATTAGTTCGTGCTTGGCCTCGTGTTTTACAGCGATTCCCGATGGCGCGGCTGTGGCTCATCGGCGAAGGGCCGCAAGAAGGCGAACTTTCCTCGATGATCGGTGCGATGGGATTGCAAAGCAGAATCTTGCTGCCAGGCGCTTTTGATACCGTGGAAGACGTTCTGGCCGCTGCCGATGCATTCGTTTTGCCATCGCTTCATGAAGGAATGTCGATTGCTTTGCTCGAGGCAATGGTCGCAAATCTGCCATGTGTTGTCAGCGATATTCCTGGGAACCGTATCTTGATTGATCCGGAAGAAACAGGACTGATCTTTCCAGTTGACGAGATTGACCGTCTGGCGGACCAACTGATTCGGATCCTGGAAAATCAGGACCTTTCCCGACAATTGGGGACGGCCGCAAGGAAACGCGTGATCGAGCATTTCAGCCTGAAACGCAATGCAGAAGACCACGTCGCACTGTTTCACTCTTTGATGGAAACCAAGCGCCTCCGCTAA
- the hpt gene encoding hypoxanthine phosphoribosyltransferase gives MRILIETDELAARVCELSSELREAYGDKPLTVLGVMTGSLVLMADLIRQLEMPLKVGVMQARSYRGTATSAGDLALNLDMMPQIAGQDVLVVDDIFDTGHTLENVLASIREHQPTSVRSLVLLSKSERHEVAIRPDFVGFHIPNEFVVGYGLDYQDLYRNLPYVAALEDHEIASLA, from the coding sequence TTGCGTATTCTGATCGAAACGGACGAACTTGCAGCCCGCGTTTGCGAGCTTTCCTCGGAACTTCGCGAAGCATACGGTGACAAACCGCTGACTGTGCTGGGGGTCATGACTGGTAGCCTGGTGCTGATGGCTGATTTGATTCGGCAGCTCGAAATGCCGCTGAAGGTGGGCGTGATGCAGGCCAGAAGCTATCGCGGAACGGCTACGTCGGCCGGCGATTTGGCTTTGAATCTGGATATGATGCCGCAGATTGCCGGGCAAGACGTACTTGTGGTGGACGATATCTTCGATACCGGGCACACTCTGGAAAACGTCTTGGCAAGCATTCGCGAACATCAACCGACCTCGGTTCGTTCGCTGGTCTTGCTTTCCAAGTCGGAACGACACGAAGTGGCGATTCGGCCTGACTTTGTCGGCTTTCATATTCCCAACGAGTTCGTCGTGGGGTACGGTTTGGATTATCAAGATCTGTACCGCAACTTGCCGTATGTCGCGGCGCTGGAAGACCACGAAATCGCTTCGCTCGCATGA
- a CDS encoding metallophosphoesterase, with the protein MYDVIGDIHGHADELRELLELLGYSVQNGMYGHSKRKVIFLGDFVDRGPKIRETLDIVRSMVDGDAALTVMGNHELNAMAFHTPHPAKPGEFIRPHTPKNEKQHSQTLIQLSDSQLADALQWFRTLPMWLELDGLRAVHACWDPIAIDHIETELAHTGGITETFLHRACTPGEALFAQVETILKGVEMPLPGGVSFLDKDGHARTKTRTRWYLDPAGHTYGSFAMTDEIRCDTPLDENVLRESRHYAETEKPVFLGHYWLRRDTPQRLAKNVACLDYSVAKGGFLCAYRWNREHELQDENFVHVR; encoded by the coding sequence ATGTACGACGTAATTGGCGATATTCACGGGCACGCGGACGAACTGCGTGAATTGTTGGAACTGTTAGGTTATTCCGTTCAGAATGGAATGTACGGGCATTCCAAGCGGAAAGTGATCTTTCTAGGCGACTTCGTCGACCGCGGGCCGAAGATCCGAGAAACCCTCGATATTGTTCGGTCGATGGTTGATGGGGACGCGGCTCTTACGGTGATGGGAAATCATGAGCTTAACGCAATGGCTTTCCATACGCCGCACCCCGCAAAACCGGGCGAGTTCATTCGCCCTCACACGCCAAAAAATGAGAAACAACATTCCCAAACGCTTATACAGCTAAGTGATTCGCAGCTGGCCGACGCACTCCAGTGGTTCCGCACGTTGCCGATGTGGCTTGAATTGGACGGACTACGAGCGGTACACGCTTGTTGGGATCCGATTGCGATCGATCACATCGAGACCGAGTTGGCCCACACCGGGGGAATTACAGAAACGTTTCTTCACCGGGCATGCACGCCGGGCGAGGCATTGTTCGCTCAGGTCGAGACCATTCTTAAAGGCGTGGAAATGCCGCTACCCGGCGGCGTCAGCTTTCTCGACAAGGATGGCCATGCTCGCACGAAGACACGTACGCGGTGGTATCTTGATCCGGCTGGGCATACGTATGGAAGCTTTGCGATGACCGATGAGATTCGCTGCGATACTCCACTCGACGAGAATGTCTTGCGAGAGTCGCGGCATTATGCCGAGACCGAGAAACCGGTGTTTCTCGGTCACTATTGGTTACGCCGAGACACGCCACAGCGATTAGCCAAGAACGTGGCATGTCTCGATTACAGCGTCGCGAAAGGCGGATTTCTGTGTGCCTATCGCTGGAACAGAGAGCACGAACTGCAGGACGAAAACTTCGTTCATGTCCGATAA
- a CDS encoding DUF4190 domain-containing protein has protein sequence MKPHRGVLILVLGILGLVGCCICAPIAWYMGSQDMAEIEAGRMDPEGKQMTQIGMILGIVGCVLTLLGIIVQVGIMVMAGGMAAVAN, from the coding sequence ATGAAACCGCACCGTGGCGTTCTGATTTTGGTCTTGGGCATCTTGGGACTTGTTGGCTGTTGTATCTGTGCTCCAATCGCATGGTATATGGGGTCGCAGGATATGGCCGAAATCGAAGCTGGTCGAATGGACCCTGAAGGCAAGCAGATGACTCAGATCGGCATGATCCTGGGTATCGTTGGCTGCGTGTTGACGTTGCTGGGTATTATCGTCCAAGTCGGCATCATGGTTATGGCCGGCGGAATGGCTGCCGTCGCTAACTAG
- a CDS encoding alpha/beta hydrolase-fold protein encodes MPDQATYGNWKEVVVDGHTCELFEPSQRNEHGYVAIYLHGVHLGKLWNSSAFVEQFERLGLPVIAPVTERSWWTDRICPEFDRERSAQTYLLESVLPFVEAEYDAKTPKIALFGTSMGGQGSLRFAYKFPDVFPVVAGVSPAIDYQNRMREDEEDNLWQMYDNAEQARQDTTTLHIHPLNWPRNQFFCCCPEDTSWWESSDRLRMKLESLGVPHSCDLETKGGGHGFNYYSLMAPKVVQFLWDSLEKERRRVV; translated from the coding sequence ATGCCCGATCAAGCCACCTATGGAAACTGGAAAGAGGTCGTCGTCGATGGCCATACGTGCGAATTATTCGAGCCAAGCCAGCGGAACGAACATGGATATGTGGCAATCTATCTGCACGGAGTTCACCTAGGCAAACTGTGGAACAGCTCAGCATTCGTCGAGCAATTCGAACGATTGGGGCTGCCAGTGATCGCTCCGGTAACCGAGCGAAGCTGGTGGACCGATCGAATTTGTCCAGAGTTTGATCGCGAGCGATCCGCTCAGACTTATTTGCTAGAGAGTGTGCTTCCGTTTGTGGAAGCGGAATATGACGCGAAGACGCCAAAGATTGCTCTGTTTGGGACGAGCATGGGGGGGCAGGGATCGCTGAGGTTTGCGTATAAGTTTCCTGATGTCTTTCCGGTCGTAGCGGGGGTGAGTCCGGCGATTGATTATCAAAATCGGATGCGGGAAGACGAAGAAGACAACCTCTGGCAAATGTATGACAACGCCGAACAGGCCCGGCAAGATACGACCACCCTTCATATTCACCCATTGAATTGGCCTCGGAATCAATTCTTTTGCTGCTGCCCCGAGGACACCTCTTGGTGGGAAAGCTCCGATCGATTACGAATGAAATTGGAATCGCTCGGGGTTCCTCATTCGTGCGATCTGGAAACCAAGGGAGGGGGGCATGGCTTCAATTACTACAGCTTGATGGCCCCGAAAGTGGTGCAGTTCCTGTGGGACTCGCTAGAAAAAGAACGCCGCCGAGTGGTTTAG
- a CDS encoding glycosyltransferase, giving the protein MLIIPTLDRSGAEKQLTLLAKGLPRDQFDVSVCCLTRGGPYSEQLTSSGIPVTVIGKKLKIDPAAYWRLKKHIQEVRPDIVHTWLFAANSYGRKAAHAAGVKHILCGERCVDPWKITHEHLIDRYLDRATKKIVVNSSGIEDFYVKKGRDKSKFVVIPNGIDLIDPQPTKSKEELWRELRLPDNAKMMLSVGRLWPQKRMKDLIWATEILKRIRDDAFLVIVGDGPQRERLERYTKQVTIDDKVRIVGPRTDVSELMRHATLFMLASGYEGQSNALMEAMAIGLPVAVSDIPGNQDLVKHDETGYLVGLGQRTEYSRFANFLLEDEDLRNRFAEASRKRIAEQFSIQQMIDRHVALYQSLS; this is encoded by the coding sequence ATGCTCATCATCCCGACGCTCGATCGCTCGGGCGCCGAGAAACAGCTGACGCTTTTGGCGAAGGGATTGCCGCGCGATCAGTTTGATGTCTCAGTCTGTTGTTTGACGCGAGGAGGGCCGTATAGCGAACAGCTGACATCGTCTGGAATTCCAGTCACCGTGATCGGCAAGAAGCTGAAGATCGATCCGGCCGCGTATTGGCGGCTCAAGAAGCATATCCAAGAGGTCCGACCTGACATCGTTCATACGTGGCTCTTCGCGGCGAACAGCTACGGCCGAAAGGCAGCCCATGCCGCAGGGGTGAAGCACATCTTGTGTGGTGAACGGTGCGTTGATCCTTGGAAGATAACGCACGAACATTTGATCGATCGCTATCTCGATCGGGCGACCAAGAAGATTGTCGTCAACAGTTCTGGGATTGAAGACTTCTATGTAAAGAAGGGACGCGACAAGAGTAAGTTTGTCGTCATTCCTAACGGGATCGACCTAATTGATCCTCAGCCGACGAAAAGCAAAGAAGAACTATGGCGCGAACTTCGCCTGCCAGACAACGCAAAGATGATGCTCAGCGTTGGTCGGCTGTGGCCACAAAAACGAATGAAGGATCTGATTTGGGCGACCGAGATTCTAAAACGCATTCGTGATGATGCATTTCTCGTGATCGTCGGCGATGGCCCGCAACGGGAACGGCTTGAACGTTATACCAAGCAAGTGACGATCGACGACAAAGTGCGAATTGTGGGGCCTCGGACCGATGTATCAGAGCTGATGCGGCATGCCACACTGTTTATGCTTGCCAGTGGTTACGAGGGTCAGTCAAACGCGCTGATGGAAGCGATGGCTATCGGGCTTCCGGTTGCCGTGAGCGATATACCTGGTAATCAAGATTTGGTGAAGCATGACGAGACCGGGTATCTTGTGGGGCTCGGCCAGCGGACCGAGTATTCTCGTTTCGCCAACTTCTTGTTGGAAGATGAAGACCTCCGCAATCGCTTTGCGGAGGCTAGTCGAAAGCGGATTGCCGAACAGTTCAGCATTCAGCAGATGATCGATCGCCACGTCGCTTTGTACCAGAGTTTGTCGTAA
- a CDS encoding LL-diaminopimelate aminotransferase yields MSDPYFQKLFAERIGGENYGKGTAIYKFEKIKRAKRKALADYPDRTLIDFGIGENDEMAPESVRKVMGEEINKPENRGYADNGVADFKKAAADFMKRFFGVELDPATEVNHCIGSKTALAMLPACFINPGDVCLMTVPGYPVAGTHAAYYGGAVYKLPLLAENDFFPDLDAIPSEVKEKAKLLVINYPNSPTGKVATKAFYEKVVKFAKENNLVVVQDAAHTVLTFEGEPLSFLSVPGAKDVGVEVHSLSKGFDMIGWRIGWVCGNPLLVQAFSDVKDNCDSGQFIAIQKAAAAALANDDIPKQTKTKYQRRLKKLVDMLNRCGFQCEMPGGTYFLYTKSPSGVEGGPSFANAEEASQYLITEKSICTVPWDDAGSFLRFSVTYVAADEAAENALMEETEKRLKQISLKFD; encoded by the coding sequence ATGAGCGATCCCTACTTCCAGAAGCTGTTTGCTGAACGTATTGGTGGCGAAAACTACGGTAAGGGAACCGCGATCTACAAGTTCGAAAAGATCAAACGGGCCAAGCGAAAAGCACTTGCCGACTATCCTGACCGCACGCTGATCGATTTTGGTATCGGTGAAAACGACGAAATGGCCCCGGAATCGGTCCGTAAGGTCATGGGCGAAGAGATCAACAAACCTGAGAATCGCGGCTATGCCGACAATGGTGTTGCTGATTTCAAGAAGGCCGCTGCCGACTTCATGAAGCGATTCTTCGGCGTCGAACTCGATCCGGCAACCGAAGTGAACCACTGCATTGGTTCGAAGACTGCTTTGGCAATGTTGCCGGCTTGCTTTATTAACCCAGGCGATGTTTGCCTGATGACGGTACCAGGTTATCCCGTGGCAGGCACCCACGCCGCTTACTATGGTGGTGCTGTTTACAAGCTTCCTTTGCTTGCCGAGAACGACTTCTTCCCCGATCTCGATGCCATTCCGAGCGAAGTGAAGGAAAAAGCAAAGCTGCTGGTGATTAACTACCCCAACAGCCCAACCGGGAAAGTCGCGACGAAAGCCTTCTACGAAAAAGTCGTGAAGTTCGCCAAGGAAAACAACTTGGTCGTCGTTCAAGACGCGGCGCACACTGTCCTGACGTTCGAAGGCGAACCACTTAGCTTTCTGAGTGTTCCTGGCGCGAAGGATGTCGGCGTCGAAGTTCACTCGCTGTCGAAAGGCTTCGACATGATCGGCTGGCGAATCGGCTGGGTGTGCGGAAACCCACTGCTCGTTCAAGCCTTCAGCGACGTCAAAGACAACTGCGATAGCGGGCAGTTTATTGCCATTCAGAAAGCGGCCGCCGCAGCGTTGGCTAACGACGACATTCCTAAGCAAACTAAGACGAAGTACCAGCGCCGTTTGAAGAAGCTGGTCGACATGCTCAACCGCTGCGGTTTTCAGTGCGAAATGCCCGGCGGAACTTACTTCCTTTACACCAAGAGCCCATCTGGTGTGGAAGGTGGCCCAAGCTTTGCTAACGCCGAGGAAGCTTCGCAGTATCTGATCACAGAAAAGTCGATCTGCACGGTGCCATGGGACGACGCTGGTTCATTCCTGCGTTTCTCCGTCACGTATGTGGCTGCTGATGAAGCAGCGGAAAACGCATTGATGGAAGAGACCGAAAAGCGTTTGAAGCAAATCTCGCTGAAGTTCGACTAA
- a CDS encoding DUF1559 domain-containing protein, protein MPRALCNLKSASRVAFTLVELLVVIAIIGILIGLLLPAVQRARESARRTQCVNQLKQIGLAWHNHTDTYNAFPTGGYAQQVGVSFNGGRPGMLDKQAACWAFQILPYLEHGNVHDGKPGGTELESSLFTMSVPIQEYFCPSRRSPATDPSKLIPMCWSPTGTHGTAFHQVARAQIDYAGGNQEGTGVLSRNFVGTCGDTSSGSSVGPRKQLFNFSSVTDGTSNTLMVGEKRVNLNMLGTSASQEGDIYGYTSGWNGPPSGPGITHETVRRTEYEPLPDTNGAGNGENRFGSSHDGGFNALLVDGSVRFIPYTIEQDLFRKLGDRADGQVVSFD, encoded by the coding sequence ATGCCCCGTGCTCTCTGCAACTTGAAATCAGCCAGCCGTGTTGCTTTTACCCTGGTAGAGCTATTGGTGGTGATCGCGATTATCGGAATCTTGATTGGGTTGCTCCTTCCGGCGGTCCAAAGAGCTCGCGAATCGGCCCGGCGAACGCAATGCGTCAATCAGCTCAAGCAGATCGGATTAGCTTGGCATAACCATACCGACACCTACAACGCTTTTCCGACCGGCGGTTACGCACAGCAAGTTGGTGTCAGCTTTAACGGTGGTCGCCCCGGCATGCTCGATAAGCAGGCCGCTTGCTGGGCATTTCAGATTCTGCCCTATCTAGAGCATGGCAATGTTCATGATGGCAAACCAGGTGGAACGGAACTTGAGTCCTCGTTGTTTACAATGAGCGTCCCGATTCAAGAGTATTTCTGCCCAAGCCGACGCTCACCGGCGACCGATCCCTCGAAGCTGATTCCCATGTGCTGGAGCCCCACCGGCACCCACGGCACCGCGTTTCATCAAGTGGCTAGGGCCCAGATCGATTACGCCGGCGGCAACCAGGAAGGAACTGGAGTCTTATCACGTAACTTTGTCGGCACGTGTGGCGATACCTCGTCCGGATCAAGCGTCGGCCCGCGGAAGCAATTGTTCAACTTTTCGTCGGTAACCGATGGAACCAGCAATACGCTGATGGTCGGCGAAAAGCGAGTTAATCTGAATATGCTGGGGACTTCCGCTTCGCAGGAAGGGGACATTTACGGCTACACGTCGGGCTGGAACGGACCACCATCGGGACCAGGCATCACGCACGAAACGGTTCGTCGCACCGAGTACGAACCACTTCCCGATACTAATGGTGCGGGGAATGGAGAAAACCGATTCGGAAGTTCTCACGACGGCGGCTTCAATGCATTGCTGGTCGACGGAAGCGTCCGCTTTATCCCTTACACCATCGAACAAGATCTCTTCCGCAAACTCGGCGACCGAGCGGATGGGCAAGTGGTATCGTTCGATTAA